A window of Desulfobacterales bacterium genomic DNA:
GATAATTTTTGCGCTCCGGGACTTTTCCTTGTCCTTGTAGTAGCTCTTGAGCGGGGTGTTGAGCCCGAAATGGGTCAGCAGTTTTCTGGTATGCCGGGTGTCCTCGGCAGCGATCAGATCAACCTCGCCCAGGATCCGGATTGCCCGCAGGGTAATATCCTCCAGGTTGCCGATGGGAGTGGCCACCACATAAAGGGTGCCGGTCTGGTGCAGGGGTCTGCTCATGGTCTGGCTCCGGAATAGTTGGAAAAAGGTAACCGTTCACCAGGGGCTATGGATTTACGGAAACCATCATTCTACAGCAGGGCAGGGCGGGAGCGCAATCGTAATTCCCGGCCGCCGGCCGGCCGGGTCACTATTTGCTGCTGTTTCATCACCGCGGCCCGGGCTTGCCTCTAACTCCGCCCCGGTTCATTGTTTTTCAGGCGCGTCCTGGTATTCCGACCTGGTAAAATACTAGCATAACCCTGGTACTGATGGGCATATAGTCGTTGCAGAGTTGCTGAAATCTGGATATATTTGCTGCGTTGTATACCACATTGTGGCAGTTGCCGGGGGTAATAATAACGGTCTTCCCCGGAGACAAAGAGAGAGAAAGGAGAGGGGCTGCCATGACCAGCAATGGCGCCGAGATGGCGGGTAGTGTCGGCAGGAGTCGGAAGGATGCTCAAAAAAGAGAGCCTGAACCGTTCAAGCGGTCCGGTCTTGACCGGCGGTCGGGCGATGACCGGCGGCGGGCCTATCATGTCGATTATTTTGATCAGGGCGGTGTTGAGCGGCGTTGCGGCGAGAGGCGGAACCCGGAGGAAAAGCGCGATGGCTGGATTCGGGTCGGCAAGTGGGTGGGGATCTGTATCGGCCCGCATTGTCTTGCCGCCGGCCGGAAAAAATCCGCGGCCAGGCAGTTCCCCGGCCAGGGCCACGGCATGCTCGGGGCCCCGCCCCTGGAGAGGAGTATCTCCGGGATTATCGAACGTCAGCTTGAAGAGAATGACCCGGCCATTGTGGGACGAACCATCAGGCGTCTCTGTCGAGACGGAATGGCCCGGTCCGAGGCCATGCATGCCGTGGGCCTGACCTATGCGATGCTTGTTTTCCAGGGTATGGAGGAGAACCGGCCCTTTGACATAGCGGAATATGTAGTCCGGTTGGGCTCCATGCCCAGCCTGGCATGCCGTCCGGCAGCAACCGACCTCGGGGCGGGTGATTCCGCAATGACATCATTCCCGAACCCGTGACCTTGCCGGCCCTGCCCGGCAACCTTGTTTTCAGACGGAGACCCGGGATTGACATTCGGGGAAGGGTTTGTTAAATTATATATATGAGTGTCTGATCATATATGCATAAGGGGCGGTATGACCCATCACCAAGATCTCTGCGACTGCCGGGTGATCCACCGGGACCTGGTGGAGCGGGCGCGGAACATGGCCCTTGCGCCAGGGGTGCTTGACGATCTCAGCCGGATCTTCAAGGCCCTGGCCGATCCCTCGCGGCTTAAGATAATCCGGGCCCTCGAACAGCAGGAGATGTGTGTCTGCGACCTGGCCGCCCTGCTCGGAATAAGCGAGTCAGCGGTCTCGCACCAGTTGCGGCTGCTGCGGACCATGCGGCTGGTCAGGAACCGGCGGGCCGGCACTATTCTCTACTATCGGCTGGACGACAACCATGTGGCCGGCCTGATCCGCCTGGCCCTGGAGCATGTTAATGAAAAATAACCGTTCAAGCCGTTCGAACGATCAAACGGTTTGAACGATTATTTTATTGTGAGATTTCCCATGGATTTTATTATTCAGGTATTACAGGAATCATGGCATCTTTTTCTGGATGCAGCCGTTTATATCCTCTTCGGCCTGCTGGTGGGCGGCCTGCTCAAGGTATTTCTCCATCCGGCCTTTGTGGCGAACCATCTGGGCCAGGGCCGGTTCGGCTCGGTGATCAAGGCCGCCCTGCTCGGCATCCCGATTCCCCTCTGCTCCTGCGGGGTGCTGCCAGCGGCGGCCTCATTGAAAAAACAGGGCGCCAACAACGGCGCCACCACCGCCTTTCTCATCTCCACCCCGGAGTCCGGGGTCGACTCGATAGCGATTTCCTATGCCCTGCTTGATCCGATCATGACCGTGGCCCGGCCGGTGGCTGCTTTTTTTACCGCCGTGGCCGCCGGAGTGGTTGAAAACATCTTTCATACCCAGAAGGAGGAGGACTGGCTGCGGGTGGTGGACAGGAGCTGCCCGGTGGACAACTGCTGCGACGGTAACGACTGTCCGCCCGACAAGCATGCCCGGCATCACGGATTTTTCGAGAAACTGCGGATAGGGATCGGTTTTGCGGTCAATGATCTCTGGGCCGAACTGGCGGGCTGGTTCTTTGCCGGGTTAATTCTGGCCGGGGTGATCAGCGTCCTGGTCCCCACCGAGATGATGAGTAGTTATCTGGGCGGCGGGCTGCCCTCCATGCTGATCATGCTGGCGGTGGGTATCCCGATGTATATCTGCGCCACCGCCTCCACCCCGGTGGCCGCGGCCCTGATCCTGAAAGGGGTGAGTCCGGGCGCGGCCCTGGTTTTTCTCCTGGTGGGGCCGGCCACCAATGTTACCTCGCTGTCAGTGCTCTTCGGCATTCTCGGCCGCCGGGCCACGGCGATCTACCTGGTCATGCTTTCCCTGTTCGCGGTGGTCAGCGGCCTGATCCTTGACCGGATCTATTCGGGATTCGGGATTTCGGCCCAGGTAGTGATCGGCCGGGCCGCGGAACTGGTACCTGCCTGGCTCCAGCTCGGCTCGGCCCTGCTCCTGCTTATTTTCTCGATCCGGCCCTTGCTGGCCATGATTCGTCGGATCGGCCGCCGGTCCCACTCCCACGGCCAGGGCCACGGGTCCTGTTCCCCGGGGTGTTGCGAGACTCCCGGAATCAGGGACAAGATCAACGGGAAAGGGTGATCGCTTACCCTCCCCGGGCAAAATCCACCGGGCAGCGGACCGTGCTGCCGGCCTTGTTCTTGAACAGTAAAAAACCCTTGTCCAGGCCGTGACGATAAAGGTCCCGGGTAATGCGCACATCGTCGCTGCAGTATTGGGCAAGCTCCTCCATCCGGCCTTCCTGGTACCACTTGAGCGCCATCAACCCGTTGGCTGATTTTTTCACCCCCAGGGTCACCTGGGCCAGATGGTCCAGTGACAGGCGGTAGCCCAGCCGGTTCCTGATCTCGGCCAGGATATCGAGGCTGGGCAGCCGGGCCAGGTCAAAGGAGGTATAGGCGGACAGGACCCGGTTGTCGAACCGGAGGGTATTGAATCCCACCACCAGCCCAAGCCCCTGCAGCCGGGCGATGAATGCATCCAGTTGATGCTCAAGATAGGGGGTGAAGGTATCGGTTGCCGAATCGTAGAGCACGGCCACGCTCACCCCCATCCGCTCGGCCCGGTGCCAGCCGCCCACCGCGTCGGCCGATCGGATGGTCTCCAGATCAAAGACCCCGTAGTGGATTGAATCCACCGCCCGGCGAATGGTCCGCGTTTTTTTATGAATGACCTTGGTCGCGACCGGTTTCTCAGCAACAACACCGGTCTCCCGGCCCAGCAGCTCCAGAATTATTTGAGCACCCTTTTTATCCATGGGCCGGTTGCCGGAGCCGCATTTGGGCGAGTGCACGCAGGAGGGGCAGCCGATCTCGCAGCCACAGGAGCGTATCGTGTCCAGGGTATTGGCCAACAGCTCCTCGGCCCGGTTGAATGCCTGGCGGGCCAGGCCGATGCCGCCGGGATGACCGTCATAGATGAATATCGCTGGTTTTTTCAGCTGGGGGTGGAAAGGGTAGGCGATCCCGCCCACATCGTTGCGGTCGCAGAGCACCAGCAGCGGAAAGATACCAATGGCCGCGTGCTCGATGGCATGGATTCCGCCCATGAAGTGCAACCGGCGGGCCTGGACCTCTTGGGCCACCGCATCCGGTATCTCGAACCATATCCCCTCGGTCTCGAATACCTGGGGCGGCAGCTCCAGCCTCTCGGTATTGATCAACCCCTGGCCCCTGACCTGCCGCCGCTGGAAACCAATGATCCGGTCAATGACCCGCAGCCGGCCGATATTTACCCGGCAGCCGCGTACCTGGCGGCTGTCCAGGATCTCCAGCACCGTGGTCTCCTTTTCGCTCAGCGGCCGGGTAAAAAATGAGACCTTTCGGGCAAGGGCAATCACCTCCCTGGTTTCGAGATCAAGGGAGGAGATCACGTAGGTGCACCCCTGGTGGAGGTAGACCGCGCCGGGATGGCACTCACGCAGACAGCGGTGGCCGTCGATCTCGCCCAGCAATGTGCGGTCTTGTTCCCTGAAGATCCGAAAGGGGTGGCTGCTGCCGCGCAGGTTCACCTGCCGGTGGGGATAGCGGCGTCCGGTGTGATACCGGTTGCCGTCCGCGGACAGGAGCAGATTGCCCTGCTCAGCCATCCGGCCGGCCAGGTCCCGGGCAGTGTTGCCGAGTATCGGGTCTGTCTTTTCCAGCGGCAGTTCGCCGGCCGCGCAGACAAGATGCCGGCGGATGATTTTTTCGTTGTCCGGGTTCAGGACCACGGCCTCGACCTTTCTTGAGAAGAACTGGTCCGGGTGGCGCATGAAGTACTGGTCCAGGGCATCCTCCCGGGCCACCAGGATCACCAGCGAGTCCCGCTCCCGCCGGCCCACCCGGCCGCTTCGCTGCCAGGTGGCGGTCATGGTCCCGGGATAACCGGACAGGATACAGATATCGAGATCGCCGATATCGATGCCCAGTTCCAGGGCGCTGGTGGAGACCACTCCCAGGAGATCGCCGCTGCTGAGTTTTTTTTCGATTTTACGGCGCTCCCCGGGCAGAAAACCGGCCCGGTAGGCAGTAAGCTTGCCGGACTGTTCCTTCAATCTTGTCCTGGTCCAGATCGAGATCAACTCGGTCATTTTACGGGACTGGGTATAGACAATGGTGCGCAGTTTTTTCGAGATAGCCTGTTCAAGGAGCAGGCTCGCGGCATGGGCGGTCGAGTCCAGGGGATTGATCAGCAGAAAATGGCGGCCGGCCCGGGGCGCGCCGGAGCGGGTGACAACGGTCACCGGACGGCCGAGCAGGTTCTCCGCCATCTCAAGCGGGTTGCCCACTGTGGCCGAGCACATGATGAACTTCGGGTCTGCCCCGTAATGGCGGCAGATGCGCTGGAGTCTCCTGATCACCCAGGCCATGTGCGAGCCGAAGATGCCGCGAAAGGTGTGGGCCTCGTCCAGGATAATAAAAGAGAGGCTGCTGAAGAAACCGGCCCAGCGGTCATGAAAGGGGAGCAGGGCCAGGTGGAGCATGTCCGGGTTGCTGATCAGGATCCGGGGTGGATTCTCCCGCAGCTTGCGGCGCTGGGTGGCGCTGGTATCCCCGTCATAGATGGCGGTCCTGAATCTTTTTTCATCCGCCAGCCCGGCGGAAAGTTCGGAAACAGCCCGCAGCTGGTCCTGGGCCAGGGCCTTGAGCGGAAAGAGATAGAGCGCGGTTACATCCCGGTTGCCCAGGATCTTCTCGAACACCGGCAGGTTATAGATCAGACTCTTGCCGCTGGCAGTGGGGGTGGATATCAGGATGTCCTTGCCGGCCCGGATCGCGTCCACGGCCTCGGCCTGGTGGCGGTACAGGGAGTCGATCCCGAGCCGGGCCAGGGCCGCGGCCAGTTCCGGGAACAGTGGCCGGGCCAGTTTTCCGGACCTGGTCTCCTGCCGCGGTATCCACTGGTGGTGGACCAGGCCGGGGCCGAGCCGGCGAGATTCTTTCACCTGCTTGATGTATTGGATGAGAGTTGATTGAGACACAAGATTTTTCTTTAATCCGGCCTGGTGCGTGCCGGGTTCCGGTTCGGGGGCGGTTATTGTCAGCCTATTGTCAACCCTTTTCCGGTTTCATTGTCAACCATACAGAAGGGGAATGCGTGCCAATGGAAACAAACCGGCCCGAAATGCAACCATGCAAAAGGTGCACGGCTGAGGTATGCTTGGGGACTGTGCGGCAGGAGGTAATACAACATTATCGTAAGGAGAGTTAATATGAAACTGTACTCATTTCTGACCGGTCCGGATGACGAGACCTTTTGCAAAAGGGTATGCGAAAAGCTCAATAACGGCTGGGAGCTGTACGGCAGCCCCTCACTGACCTGCAACGGGGAAACAACCATTGCCGGCCAGGCGGTGGTCAAGGAGGTGGAAGGGGAATTCCATCAGGAGATCAATCTGAAAGAGATGTAAGGAAACAGCAACGCCAAGGCCTGTGCCTTTTCAAGAGGCCTCCGGGGTTCGCGCCGGATTGCCTACCCGTGATGCGCCGGAGGCGGATCTTGTTCCCCGCGGTTCCCGGCAGCCCTATTTTTCTTCCGGCGGAAAGGTGGTTCGACAGGCATGGACAATGCCGAGAATAATGAAATAACCCGGAGAGCAGTAGGTAACGAACTTGATCGGATCCATGCGAAATATCAACCCCAATATTGCGCAGAAGATGGAAAAGATGGCCAGGGCGACCAAGGCTGACTTTACCAATACATTATCCGGTGTGTTCAAGACAATAATCCCTGTCTGCCGGTTTCTTGGGGAATAGGGTGATTGGCTGCCGCTCCATGGTACCAGGGTTTCAAAAAAAATCCGCAAGGAAATATTTTTTGATGAATTTTCTTGTCCGACAGAACGGGGTGACCCTTTTCAGGGGGTGGCCGTATAGTTGATCTTTAAAGAAAGCATGTTCAACTCAGTGGGAAAAAAGCTGGATGACCGGACTGGAATATATATCGGGCACCTCTCCTGAAAATGAAAACAGACCCGGACCGGGAGAGGACCGGGAAGATGTCAGCAAGGTGGTGGAGACGATCACCCGGTTGAATATCGCCCGCTACAATGTGGGCGCCTATCCGGAAGGACACCAGCTTATCCGGCAGAGTCTGGACTCCGCGCTCCGGAGCCTGCGCGCCTGCGTTCACACCCCGTCCGGGCTTGCGCTCGGGGCCGCCGGGGATGTCCTGCTGTACCGCGCCGAAACCCTTGCCCCTGGAAATTCCGCCTGCCGGGATCTTGCCGCGGCCCTGTACCAGCGGAATATTGCCGCGATCTCCTTTTTGCCTGGAATCGGCCGTGAAGAGCTGCTGCGGTTTATCAAGCTGATCTCGATCAAGCCTCAAGAGATAACCTCCCAGGGCGGTCTGCAAAAAATTCTGAAAAAAAACGCTTTCCGGAATATCACCGTCAGGCCGGCCGACTACGGTACTCTCCGTTTTACCGAGCAGAAGGAGGCAGTCCGGCCAAGCGGGATCAAGCAGACCGGTTCCGATGAGGTGCTGCATTCTTTTACCGGCAATCTGATGGCGGAGATGAGTGCTGCCTCCCCGGAGCAGAGGAATGTACTCGGCCGGGAGGAACTCCAGCGGCCCAGGATGCTGGCCAGCCTGATTAACGCCGACCGGACCGGGGCCGGGGAATTTCTGCAAAGCTATCAAAAAACCCTGGGGTCCTATTTTGACAAGAAGAAGGCCGCCAGGACAACGGATAACGGCGAGTCCGGCCGGTTGAGAGGAATCAACAACTTTCTCCAGGCCCTTGATCCGGAAAACCGCCGTCATTTCCTGGCCGTTACCCTGCAACTCTGTTCGTCGGTGCCGATATCGTCAGGGGTTGATTCGTTTTTCGAGGAATTGGACCGGGAACTGGCAATGGAGATGCTGTTGCAGGCCAATGAGCAGGGCGTGGAGATCTCGCCGTCGCTCATGAATTTCTTGCAGAAATTCATGCATTCCTTTACCGGCGATACCGCTGATTTCGATCAGGAGCAAGAGACGGAGGAGCGTACCCGGCCCGAGGCCCGGATCAGGAAGCTCTTCAAGCGGGAGGAATTTGAGCAATATGTGGTCGAGGATTATGCCCGGGTCCTGATGAAACTTGCCGATACCCCGCTGCTTGAAGACGGGGTGCCCAGGGAAGAGTTTCCCCTTGAAGAGTACCTGCAGACCCTGGATGGCCAATATCTCTATAACCGGATTGCCCGGGTCCTTCTGATCTTCATGAATAATGAAGAATCTCCGCAAGAGTATCGCCAGACCTTTGATTTGCTCATTTCCATAGCTGAAACCTGTCTTGAGCAGGGTGATTTCCTGCTCCTGAGCAACATTCTACAGACAGTGAACCTGCATCGCGAGCGCAAATCCGACCCGGAGCTGAGGGTGGTGGCAACGGAATGTTTTCAGAATTTTCAAAAAGCGCCGTTTCTGACCAGGGCCCTGGTCGCATTTGACGCACAGCTGGGCCATTTGACCCGCGCTCCGATCATGTTTCTGTATCTGCTGGGCGATGTGGTCGTCCCGGGGCTTCTGGACCTCTATCTGGATAAGGAGAACGACAAGGAGAGAAGAATTCTCCTGCATGTCCTGGAAAGTTTTCGGGACGCGGCAGTGGTTGAGGCCCGGAATCGGCTTGAGTACGCCGAGCCGGAACAGGCCGGTCCGTTGCTCCGGGTACTCAGCAGCTATGGAAACCGGGATACCGTGCAATTTTTAAAAGAATTTCTCGACCACCGGGACCGAATGGTCAGGAAAGAGGTTTTTGCCGCCCTGCTTACCCTGCGGGACCAATGGGCCCTTGATTCCCTGGGGGAATTTCTGCGGTCCGACGACTGGTCGATCAAGTCAGGCGCGGTGGAGTATGTGGGCCGGTGCGGTCTGCACGAGTTTGTCCCGGATCTGGTTGCCATGCTGGAGGACAAGGGGTTTTTTCAAAAAGATTTCCAGGAACTCGAAACCGTGATCATGGCGTTGGGCCGGATCGGTGATCCGGCCACGGTCCCGGCCCTGGAAAATATCGTCCAGCGACGGTTCGGTCTGTATCCAGAAAAACTGAACCGCTTAAAACAAACGATATTCGACTCCCTTGAGCGGTACCCCGGTGTGAGCCTTGCCGGCTTGCTTGAAATCGGCCGGAAGTCAAAGAAGAAGAGCATCCGGCTGGCGTCTCAGAGGGTGATATTAAAGGGAATGGCCCGGGCAATCCAGGGTGTCGGCAGAGAGAGCAGCGATGATTCACGGTCGGGATGAACCAGGTTCTCCTTACAATTTTTCATTTATAATTACGGCCTGGTACCCACCCCTTGATGCGTTACGGCTCACGGATCCAGGGAGTTGATATTGAGGACATAAGAGATGGACCGATACGACAGTGAGGAGAAGATCCTCGATTTCATCATCAAGCTGAATGCCGCCATAGCGAATGTTCGTCTTTTTCCGCCCACCCATCACAGTGTTGTTGATTCCATTGAGTCGGCATACGCTGGACTGACCGGGATCCTCAACCGTTACCCGCGGCTTGCCCTGATTGCGGTGGGAGACGACCTGGTCGCCAACTCCAGCCGTTTAGCGGCAGGTCCCGGGGTCAGCCGGCTTGTTGTTCTTCTTCGGGAAAAGGCCATAGATAACTTG
This region includes:
- a CDS encoding metalloregulator ArsR/SmtB family transcription factor yields the protein MTHHQDLCDCRVIHRDLVERARNMALAPGVLDDLSRIFKALADPSRLKIIRALEQQEMCVCDLAALLGISESAVSHQLRLLRTMRLVRNRRAGTILYYRLDDNHVAGLIRLALEHVNEK
- a CDS encoding SO_0444 family Cu/Zn efflux transporter; translation: MDFIIQVLQESWHLFLDAAVYILFGLLVGGLLKVFLHPAFVANHLGQGRFGSVIKAALLGIPIPLCSCGVLPAAASLKKQGANNGATTAFLISTPESGVDSIAISYALLDPIMTVARPVAAFFTAVAAGVVENIFHTQKEEDWLRVVDRSCPVDNCCDGNDCPPDKHARHHGFFEKLRIGIGFAVNDLWAELAGWFFAGLILAGVISVLVPTEMMSSYLGGGLPSMLIMLAVGIPMYICATASTPVAAALILKGVSPGAALVFLLVGPATNVTSLSVLFGILGRRATAIYLVMLSLFAVVSGLILDRIYSGFGISAQVVIGRAAELVPAWLQLGSALLLLIFSIRPLLAMIRRIGRRSHSHGQGHGSCSPGCCETPGIRDKINGKG
- a CDS encoding DEAD/DEAH box helicase — translated: MKESRRLGPGLVHHQWIPRQETRSGKLARPLFPELAAALARLGIDSLYRHQAEAVDAIRAGKDILISTPTASGKSLIYNLPVFEKILGNRDVTALYLFPLKALAQDQLRAVSELSAGLADEKRFRTAIYDGDTSATQRRKLRENPPRILISNPDMLHLALLPFHDRWAGFFSSLSFIILDEAHTFRGIFGSHMAWVIRRLQRICRHYGADPKFIMCSATVGNPLEMAENLLGRPVTVVTRSGAPRAGRHFLLINPLDSTAHAASLLLEQAISKKLRTIVYTQSRKMTELISIWTRTRLKEQSGKLTAYRAGFLPGERRKIEKKLSSGDLLGVVSTSALELGIDIGDLDICILSGYPGTMTATWQRSGRVGRRERDSLVILVAREDALDQYFMRHPDQFFSRKVEAVVLNPDNEKIIRRHLVCAAGELPLEKTDPILGNTARDLAGRMAEQGNLLLSADGNRYHTGRRYPHRQVNLRGSSHPFRIFREQDRTLLGEIDGHRCLRECHPGAVYLHQGCTYVISSLDLETREVIALARKVSFFTRPLSEKETTVLEILDSRQVRGCRVNIGRLRVIDRIIGFQRRQVRGQGLINTERLELPPQVFETEGIWFEIPDAVAQEVQARRLHFMGGIHAIEHAAIGIFPLLVLCDRNDVGGIAYPFHPQLKKPAIFIYDGHPGGIGLARQAFNRAEELLANTLDTIRSCGCEIGCPSCVHSPKCGSGNRPMDKKGAQIILELLGRETGVVAEKPVATKVIHKKTRTIRRAVDSIHYGVFDLETIRSADAVGGWHRAERMGVSVAVLYDSATDTFTPYLEHQLDAFIARLQGLGLVVGFNTLRFDNRVLSAYTSFDLARLPSLDILAEIRNRLGYRLSLDHLAQVTLGVKKSANGLMALKWYQEGRMEELAQYCSDDVRITRDLYRHGLDKGFLLFKNKAGSTVRCPVDFARGG
- a CDS encoding DUF1737 domain-containing protein; amino-acid sequence: MKLYSFLTGPDDETFCKRVCEKLNNGWELYGSPSLTCNGETTIAGQAVVKEVEGEFHQEINLKEM
- a CDS encoding HEAT repeat domain-containing protein, coding for MTGLEYISGTSPENENRPGPGEDREDVSKVVETITRLNIARYNVGAYPEGHQLIRQSLDSALRSLRACVHTPSGLALGAAGDVLLYRAETLAPGNSACRDLAAALYQRNIAAISFLPGIGREELLRFIKLISIKPQEITSQGGLQKILKKNAFRNITVRPADYGTLRFTEQKEAVRPSGIKQTGSDEVLHSFTGNLMAEMSAASPEQRNVLGREELQRPRMLASLINADRTGAGEFLQSYQKTLGSYFDKKKAARTTDNGESGRLRGINNFLQALDPENRRHFLAVTLQLCSSVPISSGVDSFFEELDRELAMEMLLQANEQGVEISPSLMNFLQKFMHSFTGDTADFDQEQETEERTRPEARIRKLFKREEFEQYVVEDYARVLMKLADTPLLEDGVPREEFPLEEYLQTLDGQYLYNRIARVLLIFMNNEESPQEYRQTFDLLISIAETCLEQGDFLLLSNILQTVNLHRERKSDPELRVVATECFQNFQKAPFLTRALVAFDAQLGHLTRAPIMFLYLLGDVVVPGLLDLYLDKENDKERRILLHVLESFRDAAVVEARNRLEYAEPEQAGPLLRVLSSYGNRDTVQFLKEFLDHRDRMVRKEVFAALLTLRDQWALDSLGEFLRSDDWSIKSGAVEYVGRCGLHEFVPDLVAMLEDKGFFQKDFQELETVIMALGRIGDPATVPALENIVQRRFGLYPEKLNRLKQTIFDSLERYPGVSLAGLLEIGRKSKKKSIRLASQRVILKGMARAIQGVGRESSDDSRSG